The nucleotide window CCCTCGGCCAAGGCACCGGTTGCAGGCGTCAAAACGTGTACGCCATCGGCCTGTAGCTGGTGGTAGTTCCGCTGGGTAGCTGGCGCCTGCCACATGTGGCTATTCATAGCGGGAACCACGACTTTAGGTGCTGCTGTCGCTAACCAAGTGGCACTGGCTGCGTCATCGGCTAATCCGTTGGCCAGCTGTGCCATGAGATTGGCTGAAGCTGGTGCCGCAATGGCCAGGTCAGTCCAATCGGCCAATTCAATGTGATCGATGTTGCCATCGGCCTGCCACCAACCTGCCTCAGTCAGCACCGCATGCTTAGTGAGCGCTGCAAAGGTCGCCGCGGTAATAAACTTGGCAGCGGCGGCCGTTAAAATGACACGAACATCGGCACCAGCACGCTGCAAGTCTCTAGCAAGGGTGGCCGCCTTATAACTCGCAACGCTGCCACCAACGGTTAACGTAATGTGCTTTTCTTCAAACATGGTTCCCCTCCATTAAACGGTCTATGATAAAAAAAGCCAGATTACCAAACGGCAACCTGGTTCTTACTGAAGCGCCAAAACTAGGCGTCCAGATCCTTTTCGTCCGGATCAATCATTAAAGCTCCGGCTGCAATTTCTTCAAGGGCCCGGCCAATCGTCTTAGGCGACTTATAGTCGGTCAAAAGTGGCTTAGCGCCGGCGTCTAATTCGTGTGCCCGCTTGCTAGCCAACATAATCAAAGAATACCGTGAATCCACTTGTGCTAATAAATCATCAACTGAGGGATAAAGTAGCATTTTTTATTCGTCTCCAATCATTTGTTCGTAATCCGGCATGACCCGGGTTACCCGTAGCCGTTCGCTCCGAATAATCATCTGAATCCGGTCGACGGCCTTCGTGACTTCGTCGTTTACCACAGCGTAGTCGTAGTTGCGCATCATCCGGATTTCACCAACGGCCTTCTTGATTCGCTTGTTAATGACGTCCATGGCGTCCGTTCCCCGGCCAATCAGGCGATGCTTCAATTCCATTAAGTCTGGTGGCGTCAGGAACACGAAGACTGCATCTGGGCAGTTTGCGCGAACCTGCATGGCACCGTTGACTTCAATTTCCAAGAAAACATCTTTTCCTTGGTCTAGGGTCTCATTTACATATTTTAACGGGGTACCATAGTAGTTGTCAACATACTTGGCGTACTCCAGCATCTCACCGTTACGGATATTCTCCTCAAATTCCTCTTTGGAGACAAAGTAATAATCAACGCCGTTGACTTCGCCTTCTCGCGGTTGACGAGTCGTCATCGAAATGGAGTAAGAAAAGTCTGTCGCACCGGTCTCAAATAACGCCTTGCGAACGGTTCCTTTGCCGACCCCGGAAGGACCGGAGAGAACAATGAGCATTCCACGTTTAGCCATCGTTTAAAAATCCCTTCAATAAATATTTATTTATGGGAACGTAAGCCTTAATCGTCGATTCAGGCTTACCGACCCGTTTAAAGCCAGAATTACCTGACTTGAACTATAATCTATAGGATATTATATTACCACTATTCAACGTTGAAAAGGGACATTCGGTCTTAGTTTCTCGAAAAAAGTCGTAAATCACACAAATTATTTGAAAGAGAACAAAAAGGCTTGCTATTTCAAACGTGTGTTCGTATAATATAAATACAAACAAATGTTCGAGGTGATCAGCATGCAAAATTTAAACGCAACCGGTGCCGCCCTGTCTGATCGGGTCGCCACGGTTTACAAGGAACTGTTCAGTAGTCTCCCCGTCATTGACGGTGAAGTCGTTCAGCCCCAGATGCCCGTAACTCAGCTCAATTATTTTATTCAGCAGGCCATCGACCGCCACTACCTAGTCCGATTACAATTTAAGAGTGCACCAGACACTGCTCCCGCTAAGGCCATTGGCCATTTAAAGCAAGACGCCGCTGGTCACCTCATTTTAAAACAAACTCAACAGTTGACCACCATCGTAGCAGAAAACCTGCTCCGGTCAGTCCAACGCGTTAAATAAGCTAGTCACTAACGACCACGATAGAAAGCTATTTCTACCGTGGTCGTTTTTTTTCTCTTAACGGTTGTTGACACAAAAATCAGCTAGGTTATTGGCCCAGCTGATTTCAAATTAGCCGTTATTTAGTGGCGTCGTTCACGCCGCCACTGCCAGAAACTAAGCCCAAAACCGAGTAACAAGATTCCGCCTAAAACGGCAAAGATGCCCTTGGCCTCACTAGTCTGTGGTAACAAACGCTTGACTGCTGAGCTAAAATTCCCATCCCCAACAGGATGCTTGGATGATGAACTAGCACTTGGTGTTGCGGTTGCACCGGTCATACCACTGTTGTCGGAAGAACTGGTAGATGACGATACCACTTTCTTGACCTTGCTCTTCTTAGTCGTCGTGCCGCTACTTACTGTGTCATTGGATTCGGACGAACTATCGTTGGAAGAACTGGGTGCAGGAGTTGGCCCCGGTGTTGGCCCTGGGCCTGGAGTGGGTTTTGGTTTTGGCTTTGGCTTCACAGATGGAATTGAAGATGAGCCCGAAGATCCACCAGTTTGACCACTAAATACATCTGCCTGAGTAACTGTCACAGCCTGATTGGTTTCCGTATCGCCAATTGTAAATTGCTTAGGCTCCCCAATCTCATACCCAGTTGGCGCCGTCGTTTCAACGAATTCGTACGTCCCTGGTGCTAAGCCATTCACAGTAAACGTCCCGTCATCCCCGGTTGTATAAGTATTGGTACCAACGGCATTACCGTCCTTATCAGCCAGCTGGAACACGGCACCTTTTAACTTCTCGCCAGAATCCTTGTCTATCTTGGTCAAGGTTACGGAACCTTGGGTATCTGTCTGCGATACATCCACGTGTGAATTTTTGTTTTGTGGTCCAATGCTAAACGGAACTGTTGCGGGGTTTATTTGATAGCCTTTAGGTGCCGCCGTTTCAACAAACTGATAGTCACCTATTTCCAGGGCCGTGCTATTAATTTGTCCCTTTGAATCAGTGACCAAATGGGTTTGATAGTCAGTAAACAAACCATCACTGTTCTTCTTCTGGAGCGTATAAGTTGCACCAGGCAAAAGACTATTCGTAGTCGCGTCCTGCTTAGTCAACGTCACACTGCCAATGTACGTCACATCAATTTCCGCGCTACCACCCCACGGAGCGTCCTTATGGGTATTAGCTATGGTATCGGGTGTAGATGGATTTGAACCGGAACCAGAACCAGTTCCGGCACTTCCCGTTTCACCGTCTGCAGCCTCCAAACCTACATAATTTCCAAAGTAGCCACCCGTTTGTCCAGTCAAGCTACTAGAATCAACTTTGGCGTAATAAGAGAGAGTAACCTTCTTGGTGACATTTTCAAACACCATCTTTATTTGTGACCCATTCACCTCGACGGTTGGCATTAGTTTATTCCCATCTTCATCATGTGCCGTAACACCTTGTTCACTATCAAAGCTCTGATAACCACCGAGATCATCCGTTAACGTCACCGTCCCCATATTTTCATCTTTGGGATTAAAAACAATCTGCCAAACAACTTGGGTCGGAATATTATTCGCATCATAATCATTCTTTTGAACCCAACCATTCTTAGCAATCACATAATCATTTCCGCCACCGGAAGTGTCCGTAGCGTTCCCGGTTGCGTTAATTTTCATCGTTCCTTTATTATAAGTGTTCACATTAGCGAGCTGGTCATTAAAGGTAATTTCACCCGTTGTAGCATCAGCATCCACCGAAAAACTACCAATAGTTGTTGCCGACTGATCACCAGTCTTAACATCAAACCCAATCGGTCCATGACCAGCCGTTGTTGGTAAAGTAACGGTTGCTGTATCACCATCACTGATACTGGTTCCATTCGTCACCGTCCAGTCATAATACAATTGATAGTTCTGACCGGAAAGCAGTGGTGAATCCTTTGGCACTTCCGTGTAAGTATTACTATCACCAGTTTGTTCCATAATTTTGCT belongs to Levilactobacillus yonginensis and includes:
- the gmk gene encoding guanylate kinase, which codes for MAKRGMLIVLSGPSGVGKGTVRKALFETGATDFSYSISMTTRQPREGEVNGVDYYFVSKEEFEENIRNGEMLEYAKYVDNYYGTPLKYVNETLDQGKDVFLEIEVNGAMQVRANCPDAVFVFLTPPDLMELKHRLIGRGTDAMDVINKRIKKAVGEIRMMRNYDYAVVNDEVTKAVDRIQMIIRSERLRVTRVMPDYEQMIGDE
- the rpoZ gene encoding DNA-directed RNA polymerase subunit omega, which gives rise to MLLYPSVDDLLAQVDSRYSLIMLASKRAHELDAGAKPLLTDYKSPKTIGRALEEIAAGALMIDPDEKDLDA
- a CDS encoding SpaA isopeptide-forming pilin-related protein, with the translated sequence MGFLVAFIVLFGFQGSASAKNIDTQVQGLDAPSKIMEQTGDSNTYTEVPKDSPLLSGQNYQLYYDWTVTNGTSISDGDTATVTLPTTAGHGPIGFDVKTGDQSATTIGSFSVDADATTGEITFNDQLANVNTYNKGTMKINATGNATDTSGGGNDYVIAKNGWVQKNDYDANNIPTQVVWQIVFNPKDENMGTVTLTDDLGGYQSFDSEQGVTAHDEDGNKLMPTVEVNGSQIKMVFENVTKKVTLSYYAKVDSSSLTGQTGGYFGNYVGLEAADGETGSAGTGSGSGSNPSTPDTIANTHKDAPWGGSAEIDVTYIGSVTLTKQDATTNSLLPGATYTLQKKNSDGLFTDYQTHLVTDSKGQINSTALEIGDYQFVETAAPKGYQINPATVPFSIGPQNKNSHVDVSQTDTQGSVTLTKIDKDSGEKLKGAVFQLADKDGNAVGTNTYTTGDDGTFTVNGLAPGTYEFVETTAPTGYEIGEPKQFTIGDTETNQAVTVTQADVFSGQTGGSSGSSSIPSVKPKPKPKPTPGPGPTPGPTPAPSSSNDSSSESNDTVSSGTTTKKSKVKKVVSSSTSSSDNSGMTGATATPSASSSSKHPVGDGNFSSAVKRLLPQTSEAKGIFAVLGGILLLGFGLSFWQWRRERRH